In the genome of Candidatus Margulisiibacteriota bacterium, the window ATCGCGCCGACGACCACGGCAGCTCCGGCCACGACCACCACGACCGGCAGCTCTGCCGCGACCACCACGACCGGCTCGTCGCCAACGACGACGACCGGCCCCACGACCACAACTTCGGCTGCCACGACAACTACAACAACTACAACTACGACAACCACGACCACTCCCCCCCCGGAAACTTACGGTTTTGACAGCAAATGGGGGAGCTATGGGACAGGAGAAGGGGAATTTAGATCGCCGGCCGGGATAGCTGTCCTGCCGAGCGGCGGGGACGTTTTTGTCAGCGACACAAGCAATAATCGGGTGCAAAAATTCACTTCGACCGGCGCATTTATCGATAAATTCGGCACGTTCGGTACCTTTGAGGCCAATTATAAAAATCCGAACGGGCTCTGTTTTACCAGGACTTATGATACTTTTCTGGTCGCGGATAGAAGCAACCACCGGTTCGTTGAACGGAGTCTTGATGGTAGTGCTCCAGAGGTGTGGGGAACGCAGGGGACCAGCGACGGTCAATTGGATTATCCGCGTGATGTGGGGGTAGAGGGGGCATTAAATCAGGCTTTTGAAGTTGATGCCGCCAGGGTCCAAGTGTTCGGCGCACATACCGGTGCTTTTATTAGGAGATGGGGAACAGGCGGTGCGGCGCCGGGGCAGTTTGATTCGCCCTGCGGCATCGCGGTCGATCGCACCGCTCAATGGGTCTACGTTGCCGATACCGGTAATCACCGGGTCCAAAAATTCAGTTTTTACGGCACGTTTGAGGCAACCTGGGGATCGTATGGGTCAGGCAATGGTCAATTTCATTCTCCCAAGGGGATAGAAGTAGATACTGACGGCAACGTTTATGTGGCCGACACCTTGAACCATCGCGTCCAGAAATTTAATCCAACGGGGAGTTTAATGGCGATCTGGGGAAGTTACGGAACCGGGGATGGTCAGTTTGTCACCCCGGAAACGCTGGCCGTTTACGGAACGAAAGAGGTTTATGTGGCCGATACCGGCAATCACCGGATCCAGAAGTTCGTAAAGCAATAAAGGGGGCAAAAGAAGATGGATTTCCTGCATCCGTTCTCGATCCTGCTGGAAGCGGTCGCGGCGGTGTTAGGTGTCTTGCTGGCGACGCAAAAGCGGAAGGCGTGGGGCTGGTGCCTGGCGCTGACGTTCGCGATCTACGTATATTACGACCTGGCGCGCTATCTTAACTGGGGAGTGTCGCCCGACATTCTCTATCTCAGCTTCTTTATCGCTTCGGTCTCCGTCACCTGGGCGGTCTGGCAGAGCTATAAGAGCTGCTAAGCTTTGCGCCGGCGCTTTGACCGCCAGTTGATGACGGTCATGATCAGCGGGATCAGCAGGAAGATGTTGGCGCTGTGCCGGGGGAAAACAAGCGCGCCGAGCATCGCCAGCAGGGAGACGGCCGGGATCGTCATGGAGGCGATCAGCGAAGAGTTGATGAAATCCTCTTCCAACGGCCGGTCGGTAAAATGTTTCCCTTTCACCGCGTAGGCCCAATTGGCCAGGAAGAAGAGGCCGACCAGGAACATATTCCCGGCAAAGAAGAGCTCCGCCAGCATCTGTCCTTCAAAATCACCTTCCAGCGACGCCGAGAACGGGATCAGGACGATGGCGGCGAGCAGGCCGATGTTGATCCAGAGGAGGAGCTTGTCCATCTTCCTGATGTGATGGAATTGCTGGGTGTGGATCACCCAGAAAACGGCCAGCAGGACAAAACTGAGCAGGAAGTTGAAGAAGCGGGGGATCTGGCCAAAGAGCAGGGAGGAAAGCGAGATCCCGGAACTGGCGGCGGCGTCCGGGAACTGCAGGTCCAGGACGAGGAGCGTCATGGCGAAAGCAAAGATCCCGTCCGATAATCCTTCGATCCGGTGGGTGGAGAGCTGGTGATGGTGTTCCGGCTGTTTTTCGTCCATGGTTGTATTATAATACCGGCAGAGGAGGACAACAACATGCAAAAAGAAATTAAACTTAAAGGGGTCAAGGTCTTCAAGATCCGGAACCGCTCCGGCTACGCCGCGCTTTACCAGAACAATTTGACCGAAGGGACGACGCCGCAAATGGCTCTGGCCCGGATGGCCAAGGCCGCCCGCCGCAAAGCAAAACGCCGGTAATTATAACCGGATCGGCTGGCTGAGCGAGAAGAATATCCCTTCGGCAAAGAGAGCGTCGGTGATCCGGTAGCTGCCGTAGCCGATGGTCATCCCGGTCCTGCCGCCCGGCAGGGTTGGATCGCTTTCCACGCCGCCGTAGAATTGAAACCCGATCCCCCCCGAACGATTATTGGTGCCGAAGAGGTTGAGCGACAACGCGGTGCCGACGTACGGGGTCATCCCCAGAAAAGATCTCTCCCGCAGAAAAAGCGTGGCGCCCAGATTGAGCGGCAGGGAGAACATGGCCTGGCTGTTGAGCCCGTTGCCGATTACCAGGCCGAGTCCGGTCTCGTATTCCAGCGCGTCTTCGGCCAGACCGAGCAGCGCCCCCAGCTTAGAGGGATCGTGGAATACTATATTGCAGCCGCCGCCGACCAGGCCAAACAAGCCTTGCTGGCCGGTCCGGTTATAGAGGTAAAGGCCGCTGAGCCGGGCGTCCAGCGAGCGGCCGAACACGCCGCGCTCGCGTTCGTATTTTTGGTATTCAGCGGCGGGTGAGGCCGGCGGCTCATTGAGCGTGCCGTTGGCCGCGTCCGGGGGCGGCAGCGGGGTCGTTTGCGGCGCGAAAGCGGGCGGCGCGTTCACGCCCCAGGCGGCCGAGCAACAAAGCAATAATACCAGGGCCAGATGGTTTTTCATCCACGGCAAGAATATCAATTTTGTAGTACAATATCAAGGAAGATGCGCAAGCCAATATCGACCGTTCTGCTTCTCCTGGCCCTGGTGACCGGCGCGCTGGCGCAGGACGGCTTTGAAAGTCTCCGCCTGATCAACGCCGCCAACTGGGGAAAACTGTTCAACGAAATGCTCGGCGCAATCGCCCCCAGCAAAGGGGACTTGCATTTTGCCCCGGTCGACGCCTATCTGCTTTACCGGATCCTGCCGGTCGGTTTGCCGTTAACGGTCAAGCCGTATCACCTGGCCGGCGCTGATCCCTCTTTTCGGCCCGAGGCCATACCGTTTTTGGCCGATATCACGCTGGCCGAGACCGACATCGAGAAACACCAGAAAAGATTAGGCCAGAACGCGTCGGCGGCCGTTTATCCCTCGCTCGGCCGTCTTTTCTTGCTGGCGGACGGAGCGCCCTACGCCCAGGTCAGGGTCGCGGCCGGCCCGGTCGAGGACTTTCTTTTACCCAACGACCCGTTCCTGAACAAACAGACCCCGGCCGGATGGTACAAGCTGTCGGCCCGGACCAATCATTATTTAAGCGGCGCTTTCTACGAAGAATCGGTCGTCCCGTTCGGCGCCTGGCTCCAGCCGGTCAACGGGACCTGGAGCTATCAGGAAGGCGGAGCGTGGTTCCGGCTGCCGGGCCGGATCGCGGCCGACCTGGCCGCCGCTCCCGACCGGCGGGTTGGCCGTTATTTCGACGTGCAGACCGATAGCGACGGCCGGATAACGGCGGCGCGCTGGGGCGACAACCGGTTCGGACGTTACGCGCTCTTTTGGTCGGTCGACGGCCGGGTCGGTTCGCCGTTTAGCGGCTATGCTCCCGGCGGAGCGGTTTTTGAACAAGTCATGTTGACCAAGGACCTGGTCGAATTGCTGACCGCGCCCGGACCGGATGATTTTGACGCGGCCGTCAGCCGGAACCGCGACCTGGCAAACTATCAGGCCAGCGGCTCGGTAAAACCGGCGTTGACGCCGGCGGAGGCAAAAGCGGTCGGCGAATTCACCGAGGACCGGCTGCCGCGGGAAAAAGGGGCGCGGCGAGCGGCTCTCGGCCGTTACTGGCAGGTGCAGACCGATCAGCTGGCCTTGGCCAGGCGTGCCGGCTGGTATGAGCGGATCAGGCGGGAATGGCCGTTTTTCCGGCAATTGCGGGAACAGCTGCGGGCCGACTTTACGCGAATGGGCGTTTATGCGCTGGAAAACCGGCAGAACGTGCTGGAGGAGTGGTTAACCGACCGGTTGGAATACCGGACCGTCACGCCGCCCGGCGAAGCGAAGTATGTCCAGGAGCTGAACTTTTCGACTTTTTTCCGTCCCGTGGAAAAGCCCTCGGTCTTCACCGAGCGCGAACGGGCGGTGATGAAAACGGTCATCCGCCGGGCGGCAAGCGGCGAGGCTGGCGGGTTAGCTCTGCGCTCGGTCATGGCGCTTAACGAGTACAACTTCGGTCTGATCCTGAACGATATCCTGGGGGACCTCTATAAGAGCCACGGCTGCATCCACGTCTCCCCGCGCAACAGCTATTTCCTTTACGAGATCCTGCCGCTTGGGGCGGAGATGGTCGTCCACCCGTATACCGACCGGCTCAGCGCAGAAGCGATCGCCGCCGTGCCGCCGCTGGCCAACCTGGTCAATTACGCGGAAGACCTGGAAAAGTTAAAAGCCGCCTTTGCCGACCGGAAAGCCGTGCGGATCGACGTTTATCCGAGCTCTGGTTTTTGGCTGGTTAGCCTGGATGGTAAGCCGTTCGCCCGGTTAGCCGTCAAGGGCGGAGCGCAAAAAGTGATGCAGATGGTGATGAGCCGCGATGCCAAGGGGCGTCCGGTCTTTGAAGCCGCACTGGCTTACCCAACTTCGCCCGGGCGGTTCCGGATCTTGAAGCGGACGACCAATTACGTTTCCAATCTTTACCGCGATACGACGATCATCCCGATGGGCGGGGAGATCGTCAGCCGGGGGGACCACTGGTCCTTTCAGGACAGCACCGGCCAATGGCGCGACCTGCCGGCTAGCGTGGCCGACGACCTGAACAAGCCGAGCGAAGCGCGGCAATATACTTTTTACGACCCGGCCGTCAACGCCAGCGGCGAGGTCGCCAGCGTCAAGTGGGGGAGCCACCCGTTCGGCAAGTACGCGCTGATCACGACCAAGGACGGCCGGACCGCCTGGCCGGAGCTGATCCATTCGTCCGGCGACCTGATCATGGAAGAGCGGCAACTGATCAATGATCTGATCTATGTCCTGGCGGCGCCGCACGACGCGCTGGACGATTGTCTTGATAACAGCCCCAACTTCGGCCTGTACAAGGATTGTTACGATTTTGTCAGCGGCGTTAACTCCGGCGAGGTTTTGGGGGACCGGGAACGGGCCGCCTACAAGCTGCATTACGGCCTGCCCAGGACGGCGAGCGAGGAAGCGACTTTGCCGCCGGATACGGTGGCTGCTTACCGGTCCAATCGGGGAGGGCTCAAAATGAAGCTGGACCAGCGGAAGATCGACGGCTTGGTCTACGATAATTACATGTACGTAGTGACGGTCGAGAAATACGCCCACCATTACGCGACGCTGCGGCGTTACTGGCAGGAGCTGAGCGGTTTAAGATTAGCGATGCTCCGGGACTTCAATGATTTCGTGGTCAAAGACCCGGTGATCTTTCATTCGTTCATGAGGGAATTAATGCTGGCTCGGACCCGCCTGGAGCGGTTGTCGCAGGAGAACGCCATTAGGCAATTAGCGAAATTGCTCGAGTAGCGGTTTTACTTGGCCCGGGATTTAGCTAAAAATTCGTTGCCGACGTCGGCCGCCTTCCGCGCTTCAAAATAAAGCTTGGAAAGCATCTGATGGCGTTTGTCTTCCGTTGTCTTCGGGGAAAGGAACGTCCTGATCGAGCTCGCGTCAACGGTGGTGGAGAA includes:
- a CDS encoding SMP-30/gluconolactonase/LRE family protein, whose product is MQKFTSTGAFIDKFGTFGTFEANYKNPNGLCFTRTYDTFLVADRSNHRFVERSLDGSAPEVWGTQGTSDGQLDYPRDVGVEGALNQAFEVDAARVQVFGAHTGAFIRRWGTGGAAPGQFDSPCGIAVDRTAQWVYVADTGNHRVQKFSFYGTFEATWGSYGSGNGQFHSPKGIEVDTDGNVYVADTLNHRVQKFNPTGSLMAIWGSYGTGDGQFVTPETLAVYGTKEVYVADTGNHRIQKFVKQ
- a CDS encoding TMEM175 family protein; the encoded protein is MDEKQPEHHHQLSTHRIEGLSDGIFAFAMTLLVLDLQFPDAAASSGISLSSLLFGQIPRFFNFLLSFVLLAVFWVIHTQQFHHIRKMDKLLLWINIGLLAAIVLIPFSASLEGDFEGQMLAELFFAGNMFLVGLFFLANWAYAVKGKHFTDRPLEEDFINSSLIASMTIPAVSLLAMLGALVFPRHSANIFLLIPLIMTVINWRSKRRRKA
- a CDS encoding L,D-transpeptidase: MRKPISTVLLLLALVTGALAQDGFESLRLINAANWGKLFNEMLGAIAPSKGDLHFAPVDAYLLYRILPVGLPLTVKPYHLAGADPSFRPEAIPFLADITLAETDIEKHQKRLGQNASAAVYPSLGRLFLLADGAPYAQVRVAAGPVEDFLLPNDPFLNKQTPAGWYKLSARTNHYLSGAFYEESVVPFGAWLQPVNGTWSYQEGGAWFRLPGRIAADLAAAPDRRVGRYFDVQTDSDGRITAARWGDNRFGRYALFWSVDGRVGSPFSGYAPGGAVFEQVMLTKDLVELLTAPGPDDFDAAVSRNRDLANYQASGSVKPALTPAEAKAVGEFTEDRLPREKGARRAALGRYWQVQTDQLALARRAGWYERIRREWPFFRQLREQLRADFTRMGVYALENRQNVLEEWLTDRLEYRTVTPPGEAKYVQELNFSTFFRPVEKPSVFTERERAVMKTVIRRAASGEAGGLALRSVMALNEYNFGLILNDILGDLYKSHGCIHVSPRNSYFLYEILPLGAEMVVHPYTDRLSAEAIAAVPPLANLVNYAEDLEKLKAAFADRKAVRIDVYPSSGFWLVSLDGKPFARLAVKGGAQKVMQMVMSRDAKGRPVFEAALAYPTSPGRFRILKRTTNYVSNLYRDTTIIPMGGEIVSRGDHWSFQDSTGQWRDLPASVADDLNKPSEARQYTFYDPAVNASGEVASVKWGSHPFGKYALITTKDGRTAWPELIHSSGDLIMEERQLINDLIYVLAAPHDALDDCLDNSPNFGLYKDCYDFVSGVNSGEVLGDRERAAYKLHYGLPRTASEEATLPPDTVAAYRSNRGGLKMKLDQRKIDGLVYDNYMYVVTVEKYAHHYATLRRYWQELSGLRLAMLRDFNDFVVKDPVIFHSFMRELMLARTRLERLSQENAIRQLAKLLE